The Halorhabdus sp. BNX81 genome includes a region encoding these proteins:
- a CDS encoding bifunctional oligoribonuclease/PAP phosphatase NrnA, whose product MSVPGPAAGAVGQVGVEEFLDRVTADPLLAAAVIVAVLLVLIGLALIVRRVRRSPGQRLRRILADHDRVSVLMHPNPDPDAMAAAQGVAELASAVDTEAVLQHAGQIRHQENRAFETVLDLDLEQIETAGDIDADPIVLVDHNEARGFPGADGIEPVAVIDHHPGDGTGTVFTDIRPEYGACATIVAEYFEEQGIEPGDPDAEESSDGCTLPTAAATGLLYGIQADTNHLTKGCSPAEFGAASYLYAGIDEEALDRIANPEVDTEVLEVKARAITARDVRGAFACSDVGTISNVDAIPQAADELLRLEGVTAIVVFGEVEDTLHLSGRSRDDRVHMGKALQAAVEDIPMAEAGGHARMGGGQISVEHMNGLGPGEGVTRADVQERLFEAMTGDRQ is encoded by the coding sequence ATGTCGGTCCCGGGCCCCGCTGCTGGCGCGGTCGGACAGGTGGGTGTGGAAGAGTTCCTCGACCGCGTGACAGCCGATCCATTGCTCGCCGCGGCAGTGATCGTTGCCGTCCTCCTCGTGCTCATCGGTCTTGCCCTGATTGTCCGCAGAGTTCGGCGATCCCCCGGGCAACGCCTCCGTCGAATCCTGGCGGACCACGATCGGGTGAGCGTCCTGATGCATCCAAATCCCGATCCTGACGCGATGGCGGCCGCCCAGGGCGTCGCGGAACTCGCGTCGGCCGTCGATACCGAAGCCGTCCTCCAGCACGCGGGCCAGATTCGCCACCAGGAGAACCGCGCGTTCGAGACCGTCCTCGATCTCGACCTCGAACAGATCGAGACAGCCGGCGATATCGACGCCGATCCGATCGTCCTCGTCGACCACAACGAAGCGCGTGGGTTCCCCGGTGCGGACGGGATCGAACCCGTCGCCGTCATCGACCATCATCCCGGTGACGGCACCGGGACGGTGTTCACCGACATCCGGCCGGAGTACGGGGCCTGTGCGACGATCGTCGCCGAGTATTTCGAGGAACAGGGTATCGAGCCGGGTGATCCCGACGCGGAGGAGTCAAGCGACGGTTGTACGCTCCCGACGGCGGCGGCCACGGGACTGCTCTATGGCATCCAGGCGGACACGAACCATCTGACGAAAGGCTGTTCGCCCGCCGAGTTCGGTGCCGCATCGTACCTCTATGCGGGGATCGACGAGGAGGCACTCGACCGGATTGCCAACCCGGAAGTCGACACCGAGGTGCTCGAAGTCAAAGCCCGGGCGATCACCGCACGGGACGTTCGTGGTGCCTTTGCGTGTAGCGACGTCGGGACGATCTCGAACGTCGACGCAATTCCGCAGGCGGCCGACGAACTCCTGCGACTGGAAGGTGTGACGGCGATCGTCGTCTTTGGCGAAGTCGAGGACACGCTTCACCTCTCGGGGCGTTCGCGTGACGATCGCGTTCACATGGGCAAGGCCCTGCAGGCGGCTGTCGAGGACATTCCCATGGCCGAGGCCGGCGGGCACGCCCGAATGGGCGGGGGCCAGATCAGCGTCGAGCACATGAACGGCCTCGGGCCGGGCGAGGGCGTGACGCGGGCGGACGTCCAGGAGCGACTGTTCGAGGCGATGACAGGCGACCGGCAGTGA
- a CDS encoding HVO_0758 family zinc finger protein, translating into MESVRKGLRSGDLEKDTYERLQCVECEEELATENDPDEVVSVRVCPGCGREWKQVG; encoded by the coding sequence ATGGAATCTGTCAGGAAGGGGCTGCGATCCGGGGATCTGGAGAAAGACACCTACGAGCGGTTACAATGTGTCGAATGCGAGGAGGAGTTGGCGACCGAAAACGACCCCGACGAAGTCGTTTCGGTTCGCGTCTGTCCGGGGTGTGGCCGCGAGTGGAAGCAGGTCGGCTAA